The following are from one region of the Carassius gibelio isolate Cgi1373 ecotype wild population from Czech Republic chromosome A13, carGib1.2-hapl.c, whole genome shotgun sequence genome:
- the LOC128025830 gene encoding uncharacterized protein LOC128025830 isoform X12 yields MWSPRCWSPGCSGWLLCGRQGVGLQDALVGYYVVAKVLVSRMLWLVTMWSPRCWSPGCSGWSLCGRQGVGLQDALVGYYVVAKVLVSRMLWLVTMWSPRCWSPGCSGWLLCGRQGVGLQDALVGYYVVAKVLVSRMLWLVTMWSPRCWSPGCSGWLPCGRQGIGRQDALFGYHVVAKVLVARMLWLVTMWSPRCWSPGCSGWLLCGRQGVGRQDAPVGHYVVAKVLVARMLRLVTMWSPRCWSPGCSGWLLCGRQGIGRQDAPVGYYVVAKVLVSRMLWLVAMWSPRYWSPGCSGWLPCGRQGIGRQDALFGYYVVAKVLVARMLWLVAMWSHIVVGYS; encoded by the exons ATGTGGTCGCCAAGGTGTTGGTCTCCAGGATGCTCTGGTTGGTTACTATGTGGTCGCCAAGGTGTTGGTCTCCAGGATGCTCTGGTTGGTTACTATGTGGTCGCCAAG GTGTTGGTCTCCAGGATGCTCTGGTTGGTTACTATGTGGTCGCCAAGGTGTTGGTCTCCAGGATGCTCTGGTTGGTCACTATGTGGTCGCCAAG GTGTTGGTCTCCAGGATGCTCTGGTTGGTTACTATGTGGTCGCCAAG GTGTTGGTCTCCAGGATGCTCTGGTTGGTTACTATGTGGTCGCCAAGGTGTTGGTCTCCAGGATGCTCTGGTTGGTTACTATGTGGTCGCCAAGGTGTTGGTCTCCAGGATGCTCTGGTTGGTTACTATGTGGTCGCCAAGGTGTTGGTCTCCAGGATGCTCTGGTTGGTTACTATGTGGTCGCCAAGGTGTTGGTCTCCAGGATGCTCTGGTTGGTTGCCATGTGGTCGCCAAGGTATTGGTCGCCAGGATGCTCTGTTTGGTTACCATGTGGTCGCCAAGGTGTTGGTCGCCAGGATGCTCTGGTTGGTTACTATGTGGTCGCCAAGGTGTTGGTCTCCAGGATGCTCCGGTTGGTTACTATGTGGTCGCCAAGGTGTTGGTCGCCAGGATGCTCCGGTTGGTCACTATGTGGTCGCCAAGGTGTTGGTCGCCAGGATGCTCCGGTTGGTCACTATGTGGTCGCCAAGGTGTTGGTCGCCAGGATGCTCCGGTTGGTTACTATGTGGTCGCCAAGGTATTGGTCGCCAGGATGCTCCGGTTGGTTACTATGTGGTCGCCAAGGTATTGGTCTCCAGGATGCTCTGGTTGGTTGCCATGTGGTCGCCAAGGTATTGGTCTCCAGGATGCTCTGGTTGGTTGCCATGTGGTCGCCAAGGTATTGGTCGCCAGGATGCTCTGTTTGGTTACTATGTGGTCGCCAAGGTGTTGGTCGCCAGGATGCTCTGGTTGGTTGCCATGTGGTCACACATAGTGGTCGGTTATAGCTGA
- the LOC128025830 gene encoding uncharacterized protein LOC128025830 isoform X7 gives MWSPRCWSPGCSGWLLCGRQGVGLQDALVGYYVVAKVLVSRMLWLVTMWSPRCWSPGCSGWSLCGRQGVGLQDALVGHYVVAKVLVSRMLWLVTMWSPRCWSPGCSGWSLCGRQGVGLQDALVGYYVVAKVLVSRMLWLVTMWSPRCWSPGCSGWLLCGRQGVGLQDALVGYYVVAKVLVSRMLWLVTMWSPRCWSPGCSGWLPCGRQGIGRQDALFGYHVVAKVLVARMLWLVTMWSPRCWSPGCSGWLLCGRQGVGRQDAPVGHYVVAKVLVARMLRLVTMWSPRCWSPGCSGWLLCGRQGIGRQDAPVGYYVVAKVLVSRMLWLVAMWSPRYWSPGCSGWLPCGRQGIGRQDALFGYYVVAKVLVARMLWLVAMWSHIVVGYS, from the exons ATGTGGTCGCCAAGGTGTTGGTCTCCAGGATGCTCTGGTTGGTTACTATGTGGTCGCCAAGGTGTTGGTCTCCAGGATGCTCTGGTTGGTTACTATGTGGTCGCCAAG GTGTTGGTCTCCAGGATGCTCTGGTTGGTTACTATGTGGTCGCCAAGGTGTTGGTCTCCAGGATGCTCTGGTTGGTCACTATGTGGTCGCCAAGGTGTTGGTCTCCAGGATGCTCTGGTTGGTCACTATGTGGTCGCCAAGGTGTTGGTCTCCAGGATGCTCTGGTTGGTTACTATGTGGTCGCCAAG GTGTTGGTCTCCAGGATGCTCTGGTTGGTCACTATGTGGTCGCCAAGGTGTTGGTCTCCAGGATGCTCTGGTTGGTTACTATGTGGTCGCCAAG GTGTTGGTCTCCAGGATGCTCTGGTTGGTTACTATGTGGTCGCCAAGGTGTTGGTCTCCAGGATGCTCTGGTTGGTTACTATGTGGTCGCCAAGGTGTTGGTCTCCAGGATGCTCTGGTTGGTTACTATGTGGTCGCCAAGGTGTTGGTCTCCAGGATGCTCTGGTTGGTTACTATGTGGTCGCCAAGGTGTTGGTCTCCAGGATGCTCTGGTTGGTTGCCATGTGGTCGCCAAGGTATTGGTCGCCAGGATGCTCTGTTTGGTTACCATGTGGTCGCCAAGGTGTTGGTCGCCAGGATGCTCTGGTTGGTTACTATGTGGTCGCCAAGGTGTTGGTCTCCAGGATGCTCCGGTTGGTTACTATGTGGTCGCCAAGGTGTTGGTCGCCAGGATGCTCCGGTTGGTCACTATGTGGTCGCCAAGGTGTTGGTCGCCAGGATGCTCCGGTTGGTCACTATGTGGTCGCCAAGGTGTTGGTCGCCAGGATGCTCCGGTTGGTTACTATGTGGTCGCCAAGGTATTGGTCGCCAGGATGCTCCGGTTGGTTACTATGTGGTCGCCAAGGTATTGGTCTCCAGGATGCTCTGGTTGGTTGCCATGTGGTCGCCAAGGTATTGGTCTCCAGGATGCTCTGGTTGGTTGCCATGTGGTCGCCAAGGTATTGGTCGCCAGGATGCTCTGTTTGGTTACTATGTGGTCGCCAAGGTGTTGGTCGCCAGGATGCTCTGGTTGGTTGCCATGTGGTCACACATAGTGGTCGGTTATAGCTGA
- the LOC128025830 gene encoding uncharacterized protein LOC128025830 isoform X6: MLWLVTMWSPRCWSPGCSGWSLCGRQGVGLQDALVGHYVVAKVLVSRMLWLVTMWSPRCWSPGCSGWLLCGRQGVGLQDGLVGYYVVAKVLVSRMLWLVTMWSPRCWSPGCSGWLLCGRQGVGLQDALVGYYVVAKVLVSRMLWLVTMWSPRCWSPGCSGWLLCGRQGVGLQDALVGYYVVAKVLVSRMLWLVTMWSPRCWSPGCSGWLPCGRQGIGRQDALFGYHVVAKVLVARMLWLVTMWSPRCWSPGCSGWLLCGRQGVGRQDAPVGHYVVAKVLVARMLRLVTMWSPRCWSPGCSGWLLCGRQGIGRQDAPVGYYVVAKVLVSRMLWLVAMWSPRYWSPGCSGWLPCGRQGIGRQDALFGYYVVAKVLVARMLWLVAMWSHIVVGYS, from the exons ATGCTCTGGTTGGTTACTATGTGGTCGCCAAGGTGTTGGTCTCCAGGATGCTCTGGTTGGTCACTATGTGGTCGCCAAG GTGTTGGTCTCCAGGATGCTCTGGTTGGTCACTATGTGGTCGCCAAGGTGTTGGTCTCCAGGATGCTCTGGTTGGTCACTATGTGGTCGCCAAGGTGTTGGTCTCCAGGATGCTCTGGTTGGTTACTATGTGGTCGCCAAGGTGTTGGTCTCCAGGATGGTCTGGTTGGTTACTATGTGGTCGCCAAGGTATTGGTCTCCAGGATGCTCTGGTTGGTTACTATGTGGTCGCCAAGGTGTTGGTCTCCAGGATGCTCTGGTTGGTTACTATGTGGTCGCCAAGGTGTTGGTCTCCAGGATGCTCTGGTTGGTTACTATGTGGTCGCCAAGGTGTTGGTCTCCAGGATGCTCTGGTTGGTTACTATGTGGTCGCCAAG GTGTTGGTCTCCAGGATGCTCTGGTTGGTTACTATGTGGTCGCCAAGGTGTTGGTCTCCAGGATGCTCTGGTTGGTTACTATGTGGTCGCCAAGGTGTTGGTCTCCAGGATGCTCTGGTTGGTTACTATGTGGTCGCCAAGGTGTTGGTCTCCAGGATGCTCTGGTTGGTTGCCATGTGGTCGCCAAGGTATTGGTCGCCAGGATGCTCTGTTTGGTTACCATGTGGTCGCCAAGGTGTTGGTCGCCAGGATGCTCTGGTTGGTTACTATGTGGTCGCCAAGGTGTTGGTCTCCAGGATGCTCCGGTTGGTTACTATGTGGTCGCCAAGGTGTTGGTCGCCAGGATGCTCCGGTTGGTCACTATGTGGTCGCCAAGGTGTTGGTCGCCAGGATGCTCCGGTTGGTCACTATGTGGTCGCCAAGGTGTTGGTCGCCAGGATGCTCCGGTTGGTTACTATGTGGTCGCCAAGGTATTGGTCGCCAGGATGCTCCGGTTGGTTACTATGTGGTCGCCAAGGTATTGGTCTCCAGGATGCTCTGGTTGGTTGCCATGTGGTCGCCAAGGTATTGGTCTCCAGGATGCTCTGGTTGGTTGCCATGTGGTCGCCAAGGTATTGGTCGCCAGGATGCTCTGTTTGGTTACTATGTGGTCGCCAAGGTGTTGGTCGCCAGGATGCTCTGGTTGGTTGCCATGTGGTCACACATAGTGGTCGGTTATAGCTGA
- the LOC128025830 gene encoding uncharacterized protein LOC128025830 isoform X8 yields MWSPRCWSPGCSGWLLCGRQGVGLQDALVGYYVVAKVLVSRMLWLVTMWSPRCWSPGCSGWLLCGRQGVGLQDALVGYYVVAKVLVSRMLWLVTMWSPRCWSPGCSGWSLCGRQGVGLQDALVGYYVVAKVLVSRMLWLVTMWSPRCWSPGCSGWLLCGRQGVGLQDALVGYYVVAKVLVSRMLWLVTMWSPRCWSPGCSGWLPCGRQGIGRQDALFGYHVVAKVLVARMLWLVTMWSPRCWSPGCSGWLLCGRQGVGRQDAPVGHYVVAKVLVARMLRLVTMWSPRCWSPGCSGWLLCGRQGIGRQDAPVGYYVVAKVLVSRMLWLVAMWSPRYWSPGCSGWLPCGRQGIGRQDALFGYYVVAKVLVARMLWLVAMWSHIVVGYS; encoded by the exons ATGTGGTCGCCAAGGTGTTGGTCTCCAGGATGCTCTGGTTGGTTACTATGTGGTCGCCAAGGTGTTGGTCTCCAGGATGCTCTGGTTGGTTACTATGTGGTCGCCAAG GTGTTGGTCTCCAGGATGCTCTGGTTGGTTACTATGTGGTCGCCAAG GTGTTGGTCTCCAGGATGCTCTGGTTGGTTACTATGTGGTCGCCAAGGTGTTGGTCTCCAGGATGCTCTGGTTGGTTACTATGTGGTCGCCAAGGTGTTGGTCTCCAGGATGCTCTGGTTGGTTACTATGTGGTCGCCAAGGTGTTGGTCTCCAGGATGCTCTGGTTGGTCACTATGTGGTCGCCAAGGTGTTGGTCTCCAGGATGCTCTGGTTGGTTACTATGTGGTCGCCAAG GTGTTGGTCTCCAGGATGCTCTGGTTGGTTACTATGTGGTCGCCAAGGTGTTGGTCTCCAGGATGCTCTGGTTGGTTACTATGTGGTCGCCAAGGTGTTGGTCTCCAGGATGCTCTGGTTGGTTACTATGTGGTCGCCAAGGTGTTGGTCTCCAGGATGCTCTGGTTGGTTACTATGTGGTCGCCAAGGTGTTGGTCTCCAGGATGCTCTGGTTGGTTGCCATGTGGTCGCCAAGGTATTGGTCGCCAGGATGCTCTGTTTGGTTACCATGTGGTCGCCAAGGTGTTGGTCGCCAGGATGCTCTGGTTGGTTACTATGTGGTCGCCAAGGTGTTGGTCTCCAGGATGCTCCGGTTGGTTACTATGTGGTCGCCAAGGTGTTGGTCGCCAGGATGCTCCGGTTGGTCACTATGTGGTCGCCAAGGTGTTGGTCGCCAGGATGCTCCGGTTGGTCACTATGTGGTCGCCAAGGTGTTGGTCGCCAGGATGCTCCGGTTGGTTACTATGTGGTCGCCAAGGTATTGGTCGCCAGGATGCTCCGGTTGGTTACTATGTGGTCGCCAAGGTATTGGTCTCCAGGATGCTCTGGTTGGTTGCCATGTGGTCGCCAAGGTATTGGTCTCCAGGATGCTCTGGTTGGTTGCCATGTGGTCGCCAAGGTATTGGTCGCCAGGATGCTCTGTTTGGTTACTATGTGGTCGCCAAGGTGTTGGTCGCCAGGATGCTCTGGTTGGTTGCCATGTGGTCACACATAGTGGTCGGTTATAGCTGA
- the LOC128025830 gene encoding uncharacterized protein LOC128025830 isoform X14, with protein MWSPRCWSPGCSGWLLCGRQGVGLQDALVGYYVVAKVLVSRMLWLVTMWSPRCWSPGCSGWLLCGRQGVGLQDALVGYYVVAKVLVSRMLWLVTMWSPRCWSPGCSGWLPCGRQGIGRQDALFGYHVVAKVLVARMLWLVTMWSPRCWSPGCSGWLLCGRQGVGRQDAPVGHYVVAKVLVARMLRLVTMWSPRCWSPGCSGWLLCGRQGIGRQDAPVGYYVVAKVLVSRMLWLVAMWSPRYWSPGCSGWLPCGRQGIGRQDALFGYYVVAKVLVARMLWLVAMWSHIVVGYS; from the exons ATGTGGTCGCCAAGGTGTTGGTCTCCAGGATGCTCTGGTTGGTTACTATGTGGTCGCCAAGGTGTTGGTCTCCAGGATGCTCTGGTTGGTTACTATGTGGTCGCCAAG GTGTTGGTCTCCAGGATGCTCTGGTTGGTTACTATGTGGTCGCCAAGGTGTTGGTCTCCAGGATGCTCTGGTTGGTTACTATGTGGTCGCCAAGGTGTTGGTCTCCAGGATGCTCTGGTTGGTTACTATGTGGTCGCCAAGGTGTTGGTCTCCAGGATGCTCTGGTTGGTTACTATGTGGTCGCCAAGGTGTTGGTCTCCAGGATGCTCTGGTTGGTTGCCATGTGGTCGCCAAGGTATTGGTCGCCAGGATGCTCTGTTTGGTTACCATGTGGTCGCCAAGGTGTTGGTCGCCAGGATGCTCTGGTTGGTTACTATGTGGTCGCCAAGGTGTTGGTCTCCAGGATGCTCCGGTTGGTTACTATGTGGTCGCCAAGGTGTTGGTCGCCAGGATGCTCCGGTTGGTCACTATGTGGTCGCCAAGGTGTTGGTCGCCAGGATGCTCCGGTTGGTCACTATGTGGTCGCCAAGGTGTTGGTCGCCAGGATGCTCCGGTTGGTTACTATGTGGTCGCCAAGGTATTGGTCGCCAGGATGCTCCGGTTGGTTACTATGTGGTCGCCAAGGTATTGGTCTCCAGGATGCTCTGGTTGGTTGCCATGTGGTCGCCAAGGTATTGGTCTCCAGGATGCTCTGGTTGGTTGCCATGTGGTCGCCAAGGTATTGGTCGCCAGGATGCTCTGTTTGGTTACTATGTGGTCGCCAAGGTGTTGGTCGCCAGGATGCTCTGGTTGGTTGCCATGTGGTCACACATAGTGGTCGGTTATAGCTGA
- the LOC128025830 gene encoding uncharacterized protein LOC128025830 isoform X3, which produces MWSPRCWSPGCSGWLLCGRQGVGLQDALVGYYVVAKVLVSRMLWLVTMWSPRCWSPGCSGWSLCGRQGVGLQDALVGHYVVAKVLVSRMLWLVTMWSPRCWSPGCSGWLLCGRQGVGLQDALVGYYVVAKVLVSRMLWLVTMWSPRCWSPGCSGWSLCGRQGVGLQDALVGYYVVAKVLVSRMLWLVTMWSPRCWSPGCSGWLLCGRQGVGLQDALVGYYVVAKVLVSRMLWLVTMWSPRCWSPGCSGWLPCGRQGIGRQDALFGYHVVAKVLVARMLWLVTMWSPRCWSPGCSGWLLCGRQGVGRQDAPVGHYVVAKVLVARMLRLVTMWSPRCWSPGCSGWLLCGRQGIGRQDAPVGYYVVAKVLVSRMLWLVAMWSPRYWSPGCSGWLPCGRQGIGRQDALFGYYVVAKVLVARMLWLVAMWSHIVVGYS; this is translated from the exons ATGTGGTCGCCAAGGTGTTGGTCTCCAGGATGCTCTGGTTGGTTACTATGTGGTCGCCAAGGTGTTGGTCTCCAGGATGCTCTGGTTGGTTACTATGTGGTCGCCAAG GTGTTGGTCTCCAGGATGCTCTGGTTGGTTACTATGTGGTCGCCAAGGTGTTGGTCTCCAGGATGCTCTGGTTGGTCACTATGTGGTCGCCAAGGTGTTGGTCTCCAGGATGCTCTGGTTGGTCACTATGTGGTCGCCAAGGTGTTGGTCTCCAGGATGCTCTGGTTGGTTACTATGTGGTCGCCAAG GTGTTGGTCTCCAGGATGCTCTGGTTGGTTACTATGTGGTCGCCAAGGTGTTGGTCTCCAGGATGCTCTGGTTGGTTACTATGTGGTCGCCAAGGTGTTGGTCTCCAGGATGCTCTGGTTGGTTACTATGTGGTCGCCAAGGTGTTGGTCTCCAGGATGCTCTGGTTGGTCACTATGTGGTCGCCAAGGTGTTGGTCTCCAGGATGCTCTGGTTGGTTACTATGTGGTCGCCAAG GTGTTGGTCTCCAGGATGCTCTGGTTGGTTACTATGTGGTCGCCAAGGTGTTGGTCTCCAGGATGCTCTGGTTGGTTACTATGTGGTCGCCAAGGTGTTGGTCTCCAGGATGCTCTGGTTGGTTACTATGTGGTCGCCAAGGTGTTGGTCTCCAGGATGCTCTGGTTGGTTACTATGTGGTCGCCAAGGTGTTGGTCTCCAGGATGCTCTGGTTGGTTGCCATGTGGTCGCCAAGGTATTGGTCGCCAGGATGCTCTGTTTGGTTACCATGTGGTCGCCAAGGTGTTGGTCGCCAGGATGCTCTGGTTGGTTACTATGTGGTCGCCAAGGTGTTGGTCTCCAGGATGCTCCGGTTGGTTACTATGTGGTCGCCAAGGTGTTGGTCGCCAGGATGCTCCGGTTGGTCACTATGTGGTCGCCAAGGTGTTGGTCGCCAGGATGCTCCGGTTGGTCACTATGTGGTCGCCAAGGTGTTGGTCGCCAGGATGCTCCGGTTGGTTACTATGTGGTCGCCAAGGTATTGGTCGCCAGGATGCTCCGGTTGGTTACTATGTGGTCGCCAAGGTATTGGTCTCCAGGATGCTCTGGTTGGTTGCCATGTGGTCGCCAAGGTATTGGTCTCCAGGATGCTCTGGTTGGTTGCCATGTGGTCGCCAAGGTATTGGTCGCCAGGATGCTCTGTTTGGTTACTATGTGGTCGCCAAGGTGTTGGTCGCCAGGATGCTCTGGTTGGTTGCCATGTGGTCACACATAGTGGTCGGTTATAGCTGA
- the LOC128025830 gene encoding uncharacterized protein LOC128025830 isoform X9: MLWLVTMWSPRCWSPGCSGWSLCGRQGVGLQDALVGHYVVAKVLVSRMLWLVTMWSPRCWSPGCSGWSLCGRQGVGLQDALVGYYVVAKVLVSRMLWLVTMWSPRCWSPGCSGWLLCGRQGVGLQDALVGYYVVAKVLVSRMLWLVTMWSPRCWSPGCSGWLPCGRQGIGRQDALFGYHVVAKVLVARMLWLVTMWSPRCWSPGCSGWLLCGRQGVGRQDAPVGHYVVAKVLVARMLRLVTMWSPRCWSPGCSGWLLCGRQGIGRQDAPVGYYVVAKVLVSRMLWLVAMWSPRYWSPGCSGWLPCGRQGIGRQDALFGYYVVAKVLVARMLWLVAMWSHIVVGYS, from the exons ATGCTCTGGTTGGTTACTATGTGGTCGCCAAGGTGTTGGTCTCCAGGATGCTCTGGTTGGTCACTATGTGGTCGCCAAG GTGTTGGTCTCCAGGATGCTCTGGTTGGTCACTATGTGGTCGCCAAG GTGTTGGTCTCCAGGATGCTCTGGTTGGTTACTATGTGGTCGCCAAGGTGTTGGTCTCCAGGATGCTCTGGTTGGTCACTATGTGGTCGCCAAGGTGTTGGTCTCCAGGATGCTCTGGTTGGTTACTATGTGGTCGCCAAG GTGTTGGTCTCCAGGATGCTCTGGTTGGTTACTATGTGGTCGCCAAGGTGTTGGTCTCCAGGATGCTCTGGTTGGTTACTATGTGGTCGCCAAGGTGTTGGTCTCCAGGATGCTCTGGTTGGTTACTATGTGGTCGCCAAGGTGTTGGTCTCCAGGATGCTCTGGTTGGTTACTATGTGGTCGCCAAGGTGTTGGTCTCCAGGATGCTCTGGTTGGTTGCCATGTGGTCGCCAAGGTATTGGTCGCCAGGATGCTCTGTTTGGTTACCATGTGGTCGCCAAGGTGTTGGTCGCCAGGATGCTCTGGTTGGTTACTATGTGGTCGCCAAGGTGTTGGTCTCCAGGATGCTCCGGTTGGTTACTATGTGGTCGCCAAGGTGTTGGTCGCCAGGATGCTCCGGTTGGTCACTATGTGGTCGCCAAGGTGTTGGTCGCCAGGATGCTCCGGTTGGTCACTATGTGGTCGCCAAGGTGTTGGTCGCCAGGATGCTCCGGTTGGTTACTATGTGGTCGCCAAGGTATTGGTCGCCAGGATGCTCCGGTTGGTTACTATGTGGTCGCCAAGGTATTGGTCTCCAGGATGCTCTGGTTGGTTGCCATGTGGTCGCCAAGGTATTGGTCTCCAGGATGCTCTGGTTGGTTGCCATGTGGTCGCCAAGGTATTGGTCGCCAGGATGCTCTGTTTGGTTACTATGTGGTCGCCAAGGTGTTGGTCGCCAGGATGCTCTGGTTGGTTGCCATGTGGTCACACATAGTGGTCGGTTATAGCTGA
- the LOC128025830 gene encoding uncharacterized protein LOC128025830 isoform X1 → MLWLVTMWSPRCWSPGCSGWSLCGRQGVGLQDALVGHYVVAKVLVSRMLWLVTMWSPRCWSPGCSGWLLCGRQGVGLQDGLVGYYVVAKVLVSRMLWLVTMWSPRCWSPGCSGWLLCGRQGVGLQDALVGYYVVAKVLVSRMLWLVTMWSPRCWSPGCSGWSLCGRQGVGLQDALVGYYVVAKVLVSRMLWLVTMWSPRCWSPGCSGWLLCGRQGVGLQDALVGYYVVAKVLVSRMLWLVTMWSPRCWSPGCSGWLPCGRQGIGRQDALFGYHVVAKVLVARMLWLVTMWSPRCWSPGCSGWLLCGRQGVGRQDAPVGHYVVAKVLVARMLRLVTMWSPRCWSPGCSGWLLCGRQGIGRQDAPVGYYVVAKVLVSRMLWLVAMWSPRYWSPGCSGWLPCGRQGIGRQDALFGYYVVAKVLVARMLWLVAMWSHIVVGYS, encoded by the exons ATGCTCTGGTTGGTTACTATGTGGTCGCCAAGGTGTTGGTCTCCAGGATGCTCTGGTTGGTCACTATGTGGTCGCCAAG GTGTTGGTCTCCAGGATGCTCTGGTTGGTCACTATGTGGTCGCCAAGGTGTTGGTCTCCAGGATGCTCTGGTTGGTCACTATGTGGTCGCCAAGGTGTTGGTCTCCAGGATGCTCTGGTTGGTTACTATGTGGTCGCCAAGGTGTTGGTCTCCAGGATGGTCTGGTTGGTTACTATGTGGTCGCCAAGGTATTGGTCTCCAGGATGCTCTGGTTGGTTACTATGTGGTCGCCAAGGTGTTGGTCTCCAGGATGCTCTGGTTGGTTACTATGTGGTCGCCAAGGTGTTGGTCTCCAGGATGCTCTGGTTGGTTACTATGTGGTCGCCAAGGTGTTGGTCTCCAGGATGCTCTGGTTGGTTACTATGTGGTCGCCAAGGTGTTGGTCTCCAGGATGCTCTGGTTGGTCACTATGTGGTCGCCAAGGTGTTGGTCTCCAGGATGCTCTGGTTGGTTACTATGTGGTCGCCAAG GTGTTGGTCTCCAGGATGCTCTGGTTGGTTACTATGTGGTCGCCAAGGTGTTGGTCTCCAGGATGCTCTGGTTGGTTACTATGTGGTCGCCAAGGTGTTGGTCTCCAGGATGCTCTGGTTGGTTACTATGTGGTCGCCAAGGTGTTGGTCTCCAGGATGCTCTGGTTGGTTACTATGTGGTCGCCAAGGTGTTGGTCTCCAGGATGCTCTGGTTGGTTGCCATGTGGTCGCCAAGGTATTGGTCGCCAGGATGCTCTGTTTGGTTACCATGTGGTCGCCAAGGTGTTGGTCGCCAGGATGCTCTGGTTGGTTACTATGTGGTCGCCAAGGTGTTGGTCTCCAGGATGCTCCGGTTGGTTACTATGTGGTCGCCAAGGTGTTGGTCGCCAGGATGCTCCGGTTGGTCACTATGTGGTCGCCAAGGTGTTGGTCGCCAGGATGCTCCGGTTGGTCACTATGTGGTCGCCAAGGTGTTGGTCGCCAGGATGCTCCGGTTGGTTACTATGTGGTCGCCAAGGTATTGGTCGCCAGGATGCTCCGGTTGGTTACTATGTGGTCGCCAAGGTATTGGTCTCCAGGATGCTCTGGTTGGTTGCCATGTGGTCGCCAAGGTATTGGTCTCCAGGATGCTCTGGTTGGTTGCCATGTGGTCGCCAAGGTATTGGTCGCCAGGATGCTCTGTTTGGTTACTATGTGGTCGCCAAGGTGTTGGTCGCCAGGATGCTCTGGTTGGTTGCCATGTGGTCACACATAGTGGTCGGTTATAGCTGA
- the LOC128025830 gene encoding uncharacterized protein LOC128025830 isoform X11 has translation MWSPRCWSPGCSGWLLCGRQGVGLQDALVGHYVVAKVLVSRMLWLVTMWSPRCWSPGCSGWSLCGRQGVGLQDALVGYYVVAKVLVSRMLWLVTMWSPRCWSPGCSGWLLCGRQGVGLQDALVGYYVVAKVLVSRMLWLVTMWSPRCWSPGCSGWLPCGRQGIGRQDALFGYHVVAKVLVARMLWLVTMWSPRCWSPGCSGWLLCGRQGVGRQDAPVGHYVVAKVLVARMLRLVTMWSPRCWSPGCSGWLLCGRQGIGRQDAPVGYYVVAKVLVSRMLWLVAMWSPRYWSPGCSGWLPCGRQGIGRQDALFGYYVVAKVLVARMLWLVAMWSHIVVGYS, from the exons ATGTGGTCGCCAAGGTGTTGGTCTCCAGGATGCTCTGGTTGGTTACTATGTGGTCGCCAAGGTGTTGGTCTCCAGGATGCTCTGGTTGGTCACTATGTGGTCGCCAAG GTGTTGGTCTCCAGGATGCTCTGGTTGGTTACTATGTGGTCGCCAAGGTGTTGGTCTCCAGGATGCTCTGGTTGGTCACTATGTGGTCGCCAAGGTGTTGGTCTCCAGGATGCTCTGGTTGGTTACTATGTGGTCGCCAAG GTGTTGGTCTCCAGGATGCTCTGGTTGGTTACTATGTGGTCGCCAAGGTGTTGGTCTCCAGGATGCTCTGGTTGGTTACTATGTGGTCGCCAAGGTGTTGGTCTCCAGGATGCTCTGGTTGGTTACTATGTGGTCGCCAAGGTGTTGGTCTCCAGGATGCTCTGGTTGGTTACTATGTGGTCGCCAAGGTGTTGGTCTCCAGGATGCTCTGGTTGGTTGCCATGTGGTCGCCAAGGTATTGGTCGCCAGGATGCTCTGTTTGGTTACCATGTGGTCGCCAAGGTGTTGGTCGCCAGGATGCTCTGGTTGGTTACTATGTGGTCGCCAAGGTGTTGGTCTCCAGGATGCTCCGGTTGGTTACTATGTGGTCGCCAAGGTGTTGGTCGCCAGGATGCTCCGGTTGGTCACTATGTGGTCGCCAAGGTGTTGGTCGCCAGGATGCTCCGGTTGGTCACTATGTGGTCGCCAAGGTGTTGGTCGCCAGGATGCTCCGGTTGGTTACTATGTGGTCGCCAAGGTATTGGTCGCCAGGATGCTCCGGTTGGTTACTATGTGGTCGCCAAGGTATTGGTCTCCAGGATGCTCTGGTTGGTTGCCATGTGGTCGCCAAGGTATTGGTCTCCAGGATGCTCTGGTTGGTTGCCATGTGGTCGCCAAGGTATTGGTCGCCAGGATGCTCTGTTTGGTTACTATGTGGTCGCCAAGGTGTTGGTCGCCAGGATGCTCTGGTTGGTTGCCATGTGGTCACACATAGTGGTCGGTTATAGCTGA